From Antennarius striatus isolate MH-2024 chromosome 9, ASM4005453v1, whole genome shotgun sequence, one genomic window encodes:
- the oprd1b gene encoding opioid receptor, delta 1b has translation MEFLTTSSPDALSDFNEPSSGSVAPFNTTFCEYLQRAPPGSNGTSGSANIDTTRLVLAVCITALYSLICVVGLVGNVLVMYGVVRYTKMKTATNIYIFNLALADALATSTLPFQSAKYLMSTWPFGEPLCKIIIAIDYYNMFTSIFTLTMMSVDRYIAVCHPVRALDFRTPAKARIINVCIWILSSAVGIPVMVMAVTNVTDKGSTACMLRFPKPEWYWDTVMKICVFIFAFVIPVLVITICYGLMILRLKSVRLLSGSKEKDRNLRRITRMVLVVVAAFIICWTPIHIFIIVKTMVEIDRTNLMVMASWHLCIALGYINSSLNPVLYAFLDENFKRCFKDFCLPHRSRLEQTSFSRTRNSTREPVSICAPAQRERPPA, from the exons ATGGAGTTCCTCACGACTTCTTCTCCCGACGCTCTCAGTGATTTTAACGAGCCTTCTTCGGGCTCCGTCGCTCCTTTTAATACCACATTTTGTGAGTATTTGCAGCGCGCACCACCGGGTAGCAATGGAACCAGCGGCTCCGCGAACATCGACACCACTCGCCTCGTCCTGGCCGTTTGTATCACGGCTCTCTACTCTCTCATCTGCGTGGTGGGACTGGTGGGGAACGTGCTTGTGATGTATGGGGTAGTCAG ATACACCAAGATGAAGACTGCCACCAACATCTATATCTTCAACCTGGCTCTCGCCGACGCTCTCGCCACCAGCACCCTCCCCTTCCAGAGCGCCAAGTACCTGATGAGCACATGGCCCTTTGGGGAGCCGTTATGTAAAATCATTATAGCAATTGACTACTACAATATGTTCACAAGCATCTTTACACTCACCATGATGAGTGTGGACCGCTACATCGCTGTCTGTCATCCAGTGAGGGCCCTCGACTTCCGTACACCTGCTAAAGCCAGAATCATCAACGTCTGCATCTGGATCCTCTCCTCCGCCGTTGGCATCCCTGTGATGGTCATGGCTGTTACCAACGTGACGGACAAAG GAAGTACTGCCTGTATGCTCAGATTCCCCAAGCCGGAGTGGTACTGGGACACAGTGATGAAAATCTGCGTGTTCATCTTTGCATTTGTGATTCCTGTTCTGGTCATCACCATATGCTACGGTCTGATGATCCTGCGACTCAAGAGCGTTCGTTTGCTCTCTGGCTCCAAAGAGAAGGACAGGAACTTGCGACGCATCACCCGCATGGTGCTGGTGGTTGTTGCAGCCTTCATCATCTGCTGGACTCCCATCCACATTTTCATCATTGTCAAAACCATGGTGGAAATTGACCGCACCAACCTGATGGTGATGGCCAGCTGGCATCTGTGCATCGCGCTGGGCTACATCAACAGCAGTCTCAACCCCGTGCTGTATGCCTTCCTGGATGAGAACTTCAAAAGGTGCTTCAAGGACTTCTGCTTGCCCCATCGCTCCCGACTGGAGCAGACCAGCTTCTCCAGAACACGTAACAGCACACGGGAGCCGGTGTCGATATGTGCTCCCGCCCAGAGAGAGAGACCCCCGGCGTGA
- the rcc1 gene encoding regulator of chromosome condensation yields the protein MPAKKTAIKRKSKSIPQDVKGLKKVKVFHKSHGKEPGQVLVLGQGDVGQLGQGEDVMQRKKPSLVSLPEKIVQVTAGGMHTVCLSDTGNVYTFGCNDEGALGRDLTLGSEMVPGKVALDERVVQVSAGDSHTAALTDDGSVYIWGNFRDNNGVIGLLEGLKPSTVPVKVPLMEPVMKIASGNDHLVLLTVDGNLYSSGTGEQGQLGRVPEVFSDRGARRGLEWLLVPQLVPVKGKVHFIDAFCGAYFTFAVSKDGDIYGFGLNNYHQLGLDDIKPHFFPIKLERFKRLTDSWMEFSGGQHHTVCLDAEGQVYSLGRAEYGRLGLGKEAEETSEPRLVKGMEAVSSVECGVAVSFAVTREGSLYAWGMGTNLQLGTGEEDDEWSPVKITGKQLENRAVLMASSGGQHTVILTKDDQES from the exons ATGCCTGCTAAAAAGACTGCCATCAAGAGGAAGTCGAAGTCTATTCCGCAGGATGTGAAAGGCCTTAAGAAAGTAAAAG TTTTCCACAAGAGTCATGGCAAGGAACCAGGACAGGTTCTTGTTTTGGGCCAGGGTGATGTTGGCCAGCTGGGTCAAGGTGAAGATGTCATGCAGAGGAAGAAGCCATCTCTTGTGTCACTACCAGAGAAAATTGTGCAAGTGACAGCTGGAGGCATGCACACAGTGTGTCTCAGTGACACTGGAAAT GTCTACACATTTGGCTGTAATGACGAAGGAGCACTTGGACGGGATTTAACACTGGGGTCTGAGATGGTTCCTGGAAAGGTGGCATTAGATGAGAGGGTGGTCCAGGTGTCCGCAGGGGACAGCCACACAGCTGCACTCACAGATGATGGCTCTGTGTACATTTGGGGAAACTTCAGG GATAATAATGGTGTCATTGGTCTGCTAGAGGGCTTAAAACCCTCCACCGTTCCAGTTAAAGTCCCACTGATGGAACCTGTTATGAAGATAGCATCAG GTAACGACCACCTGGTGCTGCTCACTGTGGACGGAAATCTTTACTCGTCGGGTACTGGAGAGCAGGGGCAGCTGGGAAGAGTGCCCGAAGTCTTTTCAGACAGAGGTGCCAGGAGAGGCCTCG AGTGGTTATTGGTGCCTCAGCTGGTCCCAGTCAAAGGGAAGGTTCACTTCATCGATGCCTTCTGTGGCGCCTACTTCACCTTTGCTGTGTCAAAAGATGGGGATATTTATGGATTTGGCCTCAACAACTATCACCAGTTGG GCCTTGATGACATAAAGCCCCATTTTTTCCCAATAAAATTGGAGAGATTCAAGAGGTTAACTGATTCCTGGATGGAATTCTCTGGAGGGCAGCATCACACCGTCTGCCTTGATGCTGAAG GACAGGTGTATAGCCTGGGAAGAGCGGAGTATGGTCGTCTGGGTTTGGGCAAGGAAGCTGAAGAGACGAGTGAGCCCAGGCTTGTGAAGGGGATGGAGGCAGTCAGTAGTGTGGAATGTGGAGTTGCAGTCAGCTTTGCTGTCACCAGAGAAG GGTCTCTGTATGCCTGGGGAATGGGCACCAACCTGCAGCTTGGCacgggagaggaggatgacgagTGGAGCCCTGTGAAGATAACGGGGAAGCAGCTGGAGAACCGTGCAGTACTGATGGCGTCCAGTGGGGGGCAGCACACCGTGATTCTGACCAAGGACGATCAGGAGAGCTGA